Proteins from one Lacrimispora sphenoides genomic window:
- a CDS encoding carbohydrate ABC transporter permease, translating into MKEKLLNVSERAKKAGSRGDFAAFFMLLPSLFLLVTMSVYPFFWLFRYVCYDYNGFNAYFTGSRNFVRMLGDTTFWRSVVHTFEYAGLKLVFIVPLSLLLAVLLNQKLTGTGIFRGIYFMPTVISAAIYSLIFGFIFAVYNGVLNASLQKLGIIGAPIDWLGNASIVMLSIVIVAVWGGFGNYMILFISGMTSIPEEVYESSKIDGANGIQTFFRITLPMLSPVLKVILMLAITNAFKDYQSILVLTDGGPNNRSHVMFSYIYKLIFSSSTTPQIGYATMLSIVAALIIGIVTAVYMFVARKLDDVI; encoded by the coding sequence ATGAAAGAGAAACTCTTAAACGTATCGGAAAGGGCTAAAAAGGCGGGGAGCCGGGGGGATTTTGCTGCGTTCTTCATGCTGCTGCCCTCCCTGTTCCTGCTGGTGACCATGTCGGTCTATCCCTTTTTCTGGCTCTTCCGCTATGTGTGCTATGATTACAACGGCTTTAATGCTTATTTCACGGGCAGCAGGAACTTCGTCCGGATGCTAGGGGATACCACTTTCTGGCGGAGTGTGGTCCATACTTTTGAGTACGCGGGTTTAAAGCTGGTATTCATCGTTCCCCTATCCCTGCTCCTGGCGGTTCTGCTGAACCAGAAGCTTACGGGAACCGGTATTTTCAGGGGAATTTATTTTATGCCTACCGTCATCAGCGCCGCTATTTACAGTCTGATCTTTGGCTTCATCTTTGCAGTCTACAACGGTGTGCTGAACGCCTCCCTGCAGAAACTGGGGATTATAGGAGCCCCAATTGACTGGTTGGGGAACGCCAGTATCGTCATGCTCTCCATTGTGATTGTGGCGGTATGGGGCGGCTTTGGAAACTATATGATCCTGTTCATTTCCGGAATGACCAGCATCCCGGAGGAAGTCTATGAGAGCAGCAAGATAGACGGGGCAAACGGCATACAGACCTTTTTTAGAATCACCCTGCCCATGCTGAGCCCTGTGCTCAAGGTGATCCTGATGCTGGCGATTACCAACGCCTTCAAGGATTACCAGTCCATCCTGGTTCTGACCGATGGAGGCCCCAACAACCGGTCCCACGTTATGTTTTCCTATATTTACAAGCTGATATTCAGCTCCAGTACCACTCCTCAGATTGGATACGCCACCATGCTGAGCATCGTGGCGGCACTGATTATCGGGATCGTAACCGCTGTTTACATGTTCGTTGCCAGGAAGCTGGATGATGTTATTTAA
- a CDS encoding DUF3604 domain-containing protein, protein MNIYWGDIHNHCGITYGYGSLKNALTAAANHLDFCAVTGHAMWPDMHERTEETAFVVDFHNRGFQKLRDHWPEVNGFMAAANSDRLVTFQAYEMHSSHYGDHHLVSPDDALPLIYRDSPRELKEDCGCRSLTVAHHIGYTPGYRGINWDEYDETVTPLVEVCSKHGCAMSETAAYPYYHNMGPRDSRNTVYEGLKKGHRFGFVGSTDHHAGYPGSYGDGKLAVLAEKKDRESIWDALVNRRTYAVTGDRIRCAFDVNGCVMGSIVNHSSAAREIHYSVEACYPIDKIVIYRNLEPIRIVEGLLLKPQAADRRYKVRVETGWGNNSDSLYRFDCSADIEDGRLLGIEPCFRGRSVLAPSAEDNTSQDDINQIDNQILHCGETDAAWQCETVKNLSTLHPQTCAVVLEIEGTPDTKVRFSINGQETCRTVRELMAAGCSAHMKPYHSQAYKIHTAISASQYMVEDTFTDTAKGPRDFYHMEVSQQNGHWAYVTPVYFQ, encoded by the coding sequence ATGAATATATACTGGGGTGACATTCACAACCACTGCGGCATCACCTACGGCTACGGCTCCCTCAAAAACGCCCTGACCGCCGCCGCAAACCATCTGGACTTCTGTGCAGTCACAGGCCACGCCATGTGGCCGGACATGCATGAACGGACGGAGGAAACCGCCTTTGTTGTAGATTTCCATAACAGAGGCTTCCAAAAGCTTCGGGACCACTGGCCGGAAGTAAACGGCTTCATGGCTGCCGCTAATTCGGACCGTTTGGTGACCTTTCAGGCCTACGAAATGCACTCTTCCCATTACGGAGACCATCATCTGGTGAGCCCGGATGACGCCCTTCCCCTGATTTACCGGGATTCACCCAGGGAGCTTAAGGAGGACTGCGGCTGCCGTTCCCTCACGGTGGCCCATCACATCGGTTACACGCCCGGCTACCGCGGCATCAACTGGGACGAATATGATGAGACCGTCACACCCCTGGTGGAGGTTTGCTCCAAGCATGGCTGTGCCATGAGCGAGACTGCTGCCTATCCCTATTATCACAACATGGGACCAAGAGACAGCCGGAACACCGTTTACGAGGGGTTAAAAAAGGGTCACCGCTTCGGCTTTGTCGGTTCTACAGACCATCACGCCGGCTATCCCGGCTCCTACGGTGACGGCAAGCTGGCGGTGCTGGCAGAGAAAAAAGACAGGGAAAGCATCTGGGATGCCCTGGTAAACCGCAGGACCTACGCCGTTACCGGCGACCGGATCCGGTGCGCCTTTGATGTAAACGGTTGCGTCATGGGCTCCATCGTAAACCATTCTTCCGCCGCAAGGGAAATCCACTATTCAGTAGAAGCCTGCTACCCCATCGACAAAATCGTGATCTACCGAAATCTGGAGCCTATCCGCATCGTAGAGGGTCTCCTCTTAAAACCCCAGGCTGCAGACCGCCGTTATAAGGTGCGGGTAGAAACCGGCTGGGGAAACAACTCAGACTCCTTATACCGTTTCGACTGCTCTGCCGATATCGAGGACGGCCGCCTTCTGGGAATAGAGCCCTGCTTCAGGGGGCGCAGCGTCCTGGCCCCTTCCGCAGAAGACAATACCTCTCAGGATGATATCAATCAGATTGACAACCAGATCCTTCACTGCGGGGAAACAGACGCCGCATGGCAATGTGAAACAGTTAAGAATCTTTCCACTCTCCATCCCCAGACCTGCGCCGTTGTCCTGGAGATCGAGGGAACGCCGGATACGAAAGTCCGCTTCTCTATCAACGGTCAGGAGACATGCCGCACAGTAAGAGAGCTTATGGCCGCAGGCTGCAGCGCCCATATGAAGCCATACCACAGCCAGGCTTATAAGATCCATACGGCCATCAGCGCTTCCCAGTACATGGTAGAGGATACCTTTACGGACACAGCAAAAGGCCCCAGAGACTTTTACCATATGGAGGTATCACAGCAAAATGGGCACTGGGCCTATGTAACTCCGGTTTATTTCCAGTAG
- a CDS encoding glycoside hydrolase family 88 protein, whose protein sequence is MTNEQLMKKPELTQEEANTALCLAIRQTESCLDEFSQQFKAIFSENGFYSPAPNEQWTNGFWTGELWLAYENSGDDRFREAAARQVDSFLTRIETGNRTDTHDLGFLYSLSCVAGYKLTGNQTARKAALLAADQLKARFHQKGRFIQAWGSLENRNNYRLIIDCLLNLPLLYWATEETGLPEYADVAMAHLETAISVIIRPDYSTYHTYYFDPDTGMPLRGVTHQGYSADSAWARGQAWGVYGLALSYRYTKDPKYLEDFKHVTNYFISHLPENLIPYWDFIFEEGSEEPWDSSASAIAVCGILEMCKYLPEAEAAPYLAAAKRMLKALVNLCSVTSPEVSNGQLLHGVYGKKTPYNDCIDHGIDECNLWGDYYYVEALTRMTRDWNPYW, encoded by the coding sequence ATGACCAACGAACAATTGATGAAAAAACCCGAACTCACCCAGGAAGAGGCAAACACTGCGCTTTGTCTCGCTATCCGCCAGACAGAGAGCTGCCTTGACGAATTTTCCCAGCAATTCAAAGCCATATTCTCGGAAAACGGCTTCTACTCCCCCGCCCCCAACGAGCAGTGGACCAATGGATTCTGGACAGGCGAATTGTGGCTGGCCTATGAAAATAGCGGGGATGACCGCTTCCGTGAGGCTGCTGCCAGGCAGGTGGACAGCTTTCTTACGCGCATCGAAACCGGAAACCGCACGGACACCCATGACCTGGGGTTTCTCTACTCCCTTTCCTGTGTGGCAGGCTATAAACTGACAGGGAACCAGACTGCAAGAAAGGCTGCGCTCCTGGCCGCCGACCAATTAAAGGCCCGCTTCCACCAGAAAGGCCGTTTTATCCAGGCCTGGGGCTCTTTAGAAAACCGGAATAATTACCGGCTGATCATCGACTGCCTGCTCAACCTGCCGTTACTCTATTGGGCCACAGAAGAAACCGGACTTCCTGAATACGCCGATGTGGCCATGGCCCATCTGGAAACTGCGATAAGCGTTATCATCCGCCCTGACTACTCCACTTACCACACCTATTATTTTGATCCTGATACCGGAATGCCCTTAAGGGGCGTTACCCACCAGGGCTACTCGGCGGATTCCGCCTGGGCCAGAGGTCAGGCCTGGGGCGTCTATGGCCTGGCCCTAAGCTATCGTTATACAAAAGATCCCAAGTATCTGGAAGATTTTAAGCACGTGACCAATTATTTTATCTCCCACCTTCCGGAGAATCTGATTCCTTATTGGGATTTCATTTTTGAAGAAGGCAGTGAGGAGCCATGGGATTCCTCCGCCTCCGCCATCGCCGTATGCGGCATCCTGGAGATGTGTAAGTATTTACCGGAAGCGGAAGCGGCCCCTTATCTGGCTGCCGCCAAACGGATGTTAAAAGCTCTGGTGAACCTCTGCTCCGTCACTTCGCCGGAAGTTTCCAATGGCCAGCTGCTCCACGGCGTTTACGGAAAGAAGACTCCTTATAACGACTGCATCGATCACGGCATTGATGAATGCAATCTCTGGGGCGATTACTACTATGTGGAAGCCCTGACCCGCATGACCAGGGACTGGAATCCCTACTGGTAG
- a CDS encoding ABC transporter substrate-binding protein, producing the protein MRKKMVSILLAGMMAVSLAGCGGGGKAQEKTEEKTETKAEEKTESKAENTKSDEKTVITVWTQDRHDSEYVESKIEEFNTTNDKGIEIVLNVITDDYPNMMALAYSSGTAPDIAGVGGATSGFDLKTFVEAGIIDPLNDYIKDEEYEKVTEASKLQFEGINMINGNVYWIPTGMRSGTRIEYNKDLVEKAGYSEFPNTLDGVVELADKITKDGNGTYYGVGFTSSVPFNRWLEGTAETSGIFRYDYKTGTFNFDGYKPIIETAHKFFENGSVFPGSTSQGVDAMRAQFVEGVFGIWGNASQEAGVFTSQFPIDKFDWGVAEVPSLDGTRKGAQSIQPQKGYMMFSSSKNKDKAWEVIKYFSSEEFLKGYLEAGLYLPISSYMDGVIDKTKTGRLADFKLTDYESVYPAVPAISLEGDDYGTVIWRAIMGDVSADDAITDLNKRYNEALENDIKLGKLKRVVIQDFDPLHPGEGTIEYTE; encoded by the coding sequence ATGAGAAAAAAGATGGTGAGCATTCTGTTGGCAGGGATGATGGCCGTGAGCCTGGCGGGCTGCGGAGGCGGAGGTAAGGCTCAGGAGAAGACGGAAGAAAAGACAGAAACCAAGGCGGAAGAAAAGACAGAATCCAAGGCAGAGAATACGAAATCGGATGAAAAGACAGTGATTACGGTCTGGACTCAGGACCGCCACGATTCTGAATATGTGGAATCCAAAATTGAGGAATTCAACACCACCAATGACAAGGGAATTGAGATCGTTTTAAACGTGATCACCGATGATTATCCCAACATGATGGCACTGGCCTATTCCTCAGGGACGGCCCCTGACATCGCTGGCGTGGGCGGAGCCACCAGCGGCTTCGATTTAAAAACCTTTGTGGAAGCCGGAATCATCGATCCCCTTAATGATTACATCAAGGATGAGGAATATGAGAAGGTGACCGAAGCAAGCAAGCTCCAGTTCGAGGGCATCAATATGATCAACGGAAATGTATACTGGATTCCCACAGGGATGAGGAGCGGCACCAGGATTGAGTACAATAAAGATCTGGTGGAAAAGGCCGGCTATTCAGAATTCCCCAATACCCTTGACGGCGTAGTAGAGCTGGCTGATAAAATCACGAAGGATGGAAACGGCACCTATTACGGGGTCGGTTTCACTTCCTCAGTTCCTTTCAACCGTTGGCTGGAGGGCACAGCGGAAACCAGCGGAATATTCCGCTATGACTACAAAACGGGAACCTTTAATTTTGATGGATATAAGCCCATCATTGAAACTGCCCATAAGTTCTTTGAAAACGGAAGCGTTTTTCCGGGTTCCACCTCTCAGGGTGTGGATGCCATGAGGGCCCAGTTCGTAGAAGGCGTGTTCGGCATTTGGGGAAATGCCTCTCAGGAGGCGGGCGTGTTCACCTCCCAGTTCCCCATCGACAAGTTTGACTGGGGCGTGGCCGAGGTCCCGTCCTTAGACGGAACCAGAAAGGGAGCCCAGTCTATTCAGCCACAGAAGGGCTATATGATGTTCTCATCCAGCAAAAACAAGGATAAGGCTTGGGAGGTTATCAAGTATTTCAGCAGCGAGGAATTTTTAAAGGGCTATCTGGAGGCAGGGCTTTACCTCCCCATTTCCAGCTACATGGATGGAGTCATCGACAAAACCAAGACCGGACGTCTGGCTGATTTCAAGCTGACCGATTATGAGAGCGTTTACCCTGCTGTGCCGGCTATTTCCCTGGAGGGCGATGACTACGGAACCGTGATCTGGAGAGCCATCATGGGAGATGTGAGCGCTGATGATGCGATCACTGATTTAAACAAGCGTTACAATGAAGCCCTGGAAAATGACATCAAGCTGGGTAAGCTGAAACGGGTTGTCATTCAGGACTTTGATCCACTCCACCCAGGCGAGGGAACCATTGAATACACCGAATAA
- a CDS encoding sulfatase-like hydrolase/transferase — protein sequence MNVITILSDEHSYEMMHFVNHSLLRTPNLDRLAGEGIVFDSFYSTCPVCAPARASFFTGNYVHQLGTWDNSTPYDGTVVGISHHAVRNGRTFACFGKTHFHHEGSYEFTYESLAGYMHKPDIGCYFRDQKIGRIGAEKRFERIGIKTEESFDDRVLAESLSWLEAHRDEDNFMLYIGFLDPHFPFYVKQEHWDYYNSRITEIPDELRPPFTSLNPSLEWMRTYFKCEQVPEETIRRVLVGYHCAIEEFDERLGVLLDAIDRLGLRGNTAVCYSSDHGEQLGYHGMWWKCCMFEQSAHIPLIFRVPETKAKRIPAPASLTDLYPTFCDLLNIPQPEGIAGHSLMKLINDGIDPDRPDFAFSEYHAHGIPDGMFMIRWRQYKYVFYCGDKPQLFDLKKDPGEHENLLETSSDDPEVQRISDSCHRRLLSVCDPHAVNTRAKEFQKRMKKEMGLEDYASEMGQWVPRPEAIVPGKNKII from the coding sequence ATGAATGTAATCACCATTTTATCAGACGAACATTCTTATGAGATGATGCACTTTGTTAACCACTCCCTTTTACGGACACCGAACCTAGACCGGCTGGCCGGGGAGGGCATCGTCTTTGACAGCTTTTACTCTACCTGCCCTGTGTGTGCACCGGCAAGGGCCAGCTTCTTTACCGGGAATTATGTACATCAGCTTGGAACCTGGGACAATTCCACCCCATATGACGGGACCGTGGTGGGTATCTCCCACCACGCGGTGAGAAACGGGCGCACCTTCGCCTGCTTCGGCAAGACCCATTTTCATCACGAGGGCAGCTATGAATTTACTTATGAGTCACTGGCCGGCTACATGCACAAGCCTGATATCGGCTGCTATTTCAGGGATCAGAAGATCGGAAGGATAGGGGCGGAAAAACGCTTTGAGCGGATTGGTATCAAGACCGAAGAAAGCTTTGACGACCGGGTTCTGGCAGAAAGCCTGTCCTGGCTGGAAGCTCACCGGGATGAGGATAATTTCATGCTTTATATCGGCTTTCTGGATCCTCATTTTCCCTTTTATGTAAAACAGGAGCACTGGGACTACTATAACTCCCGGATCACGGAAATCCCTGATGAACTGCGGCCGCCCTTTACATCCCTCAACCCTTCCCTGGAATGGATGCGCACTTATTTTAAGTGCGAACAGGTTCCAGAGGAAACCATCCGCAGGGTCCTGGTGGGGTATCACTGTGCCATCGAAGAGTTTGATGAGCGGCTGGGCGTCCTCTTAGACGCCATCGACCGTCTGGGTCTGCGGGGCAATACGGCAGTCTGCTATTCCAGCGACCACGGCGAACAGCTGGGTTACCATGGAATGTGGTGGAAATGCTGTATGTTTGAGCAGTCTGCCCATATCCCGCTGATTTTCCGGGTTCCAGAGACTAAAGCAAAGCGCATTCCCGCGCCTGCCAGCCTGACAGACCTCTATCCTACCTTCTGCGATTTGTTAAACATCCCGCAACCGGAAGGGATCGCCGGACATAGCCTCATGAAGCTAATCAATGACGGCATAGACCCGGACCGGCCGGATTTCGCTTTCAGCGAATATCACGCCCATGGCATCCCGGATGGGATGTTCATGATACGCTGGAGGCAGTATAAATACGTATTTTACTGCGGCGACAAGCCTCAGTTGTTTGATTTAAAAAAAGATCCGGGGGAACATGAAAATCTCCTGGAGACCAGCTCCGACGACCCGGAGGTCCAAAGAATATCGGACAGCTGCCACAGACGTCTTCTCTCCGTCTGCGATCCCCATGCAGTCAACACCCGGGCAAAGGAATTTCAGAAACGTATGAAAAAGGAGATGGGACTGGAGGATTATGCTTCAGAAATGGGGCAGTGGGTCCCCCGCCCGGAAGCCATTGTTCCGGGAAAAAATAAGATCATTTAA
- a CDS encoding carbohydrate ABC transporter permease, which translates to MEKSHTVYSKKTKTLHLFIEVFLILVAALTLYPLIYIMFGSFKENAELLRGGTKLLPETFVLENYKQAWHKANFARYTLNSVVISVGVMLVTLLSSSMAGYVFARKNFKGKELLYSLFVAFMFVNVGSVTLRPLFELAVKVKMNTSLLSVILIAAGTGQATYIFLVRGYMNTISKELDDAAKIDGCTFFQIYYKVILPLLKPILATTGLLSFRAGWNEYIMPLVFTMSNEKMRPLTVGVTMLKNSGDGTAAWNLMFAGATISIIPIVIIYIFTSKQFMSGMTAGAVKG; encoded by the coding sequence ATGGAAAAGAGCCATACGGTATATTCAAAAAAGACAAAAACGCTCCACCTTTTCATAGAAGTTTTCTTAATCCTGGTGGCGGCTTTGACCCTATATCCCCTGATCTACATCATGTTCGGGTCTTTCAAGGAAAACGCAGAGCTCTTGCGGGGCGGAACGAAGCTTCTGCCGGAAACATTTGTGCTGGAAAACTACAAGCAGGCCTGGCACAAGGCCAATTTCGCCAGATATACTTTGAACAGCGTGGTTATCAGCGTGGGCGTCATGCTGGTGACTCTATTGTCCTCCAGTATGGCTGGATACGTGTTCGCAAGGAAGAATTTCAAGGGAAAGGAGCTTCTTTACAGCCTGTTTGTGGCCTTCATGTTCGTCAATGTGGGCAGTGTCACCTTGAGACCCCTCTTTGAGCTGGCAGTGAAGGTGAAGATGAACACTTCTTTATTAAGCGTCATTCTCATCGCGGCCGGAACCGGCCAGGCCACCTATATTTTCCTGGTGAGAGGATATATGAATACCATTTCAAAGGAACTGGACGACGCGGCAAAAATAGACGGCTGCACCTTCTTTCAGATTTATTATAAGGTGATTCTGCCCCTGTTAAAGCCAATCCTGGCCACCACCGGACTGCTTTCCTTCCGGGCCGGCTGGAACGAATACATCATGCCCCTGGTATTTACCATGTCTAATGAAAAAATGCGGCCCCTGACCGTGGGAGTTACCATGCTGAAAAACAGCGGCGACGGAACGGCAGCCTGGAATCTGATGTTTGCTGGGGCCACCATCTCCATTATTCCGATCGTGATCATCTATATTTTTACCAGCAAACAGTTTATGAGCGGCATGACAGCCGGAGCAGTGAAAGGATAG
- a CDS encoding response regulator, which yields MNILQPITVVIADDEASIRNGLKSSITSMDLNMEVLGSAKNGMEAWKLIRSLKPEIVVTDIRMPVLDGLNLMKKCRENHMDIDFVILSGYDDFTYAQTAIRYGARAYVLKPFKLQELEEELKNIKKEIEEKRRKTSLPESREQDSLRELSKNLFLNQLIHNEFHHPADVESGIARSGLSLTDSPCQILIFSLQPQKEQPRLPDVNALGLLKEIIAEHTASLKGEVWENSALQITALIFPDCEKKGLAFSAAEHVINDWKKKEGAALLAGIGTLEPNLICAGRSFGMAVTALSYQLYDTKKEIFDQSIICSQAPSISTSSIDTSPLLEAIWKNDRAAVNSYCQAFYHSLLYVSMPPPSFIRGMSIFLVTDLQNSLRKQVEQGLSLTLTPPYAKINELSTFTQIEGWSVSLFLEYGQALEKYKASGRDRVIFQAKEFIRRNMNRRIQAEDVAAVVNLSPPYFAIYFKSKTGVNFRDYVLNVKMDHAKYLLNTEDANIGEVSYSVGYDDYRSFYRAFKKYTGLTPSEYQTGQQKGENNEKSR from the coding sequence ATGAACATCCTTCAGCCCATCACCGTCGTCATCGCTGATGACGAGGCCTCCATAAGAAACGGCCTGAAATCTTCCATTACCTCTATGGATCTGAACATGGAGGTGTTGGGATCCGCCAAAAACGGAATGGAGGCGTGGAAGCTCATCCGCAGCTTAAAGCCTGAAATCGTTGTGACCGATATCCGCATGCCCGTCCTGGACGGTCTGAATTTAATGAAAAAATGCCGGGAGAACCATATGGATATTGACTTCGTCATTTTAAGCGGCTACGACGACTTCACCTATGCCCAAACTGCCATCCGCTACGGGGCCAGGGCCTATGTGCTAAAGCCATTTAAACTTCAGGAGCTGGAAGAAGAACTTAAGAATATAAAAAAAGAGATTGAAGAAAAAAGGAGAAAGACATCGCTCCCGGAGAGCAGGGAGCAGGACTCCTTAAGAGAGCTCTCCAAAAATCTTTTCTTAAACCAGCTGATTCACAATGAATTTCATCATCCCGCTGACGTGGAAAGCGGAATCGCCCGATCCGGCCTTTCCTTGACAGACTCCCCATGCCAGATTCTGATTTTTTCCCTGCAGCCCCAAAAGGAGCAGCCCAGGCTCCCTGATGTAAACGCACTGGGCCTTCTAAAAGAGATCATCGCAGAACATACGGCCTCCCTAAAAGGGGAGGTATGGGAGAATAGCGCCCTTCAGATAACAGCTCTCATATTCCCGGACTGTGAAAAGAAAGGCCTTGCCTTTTCGGCCGCTGAACATGTGATCAATGACTGGAAAAAAAAGGAAGGGGCGGCCCTGCTTGCAGGCATCGGCACCCTGGAACCGAACTTGATCTGCGCCGGCCGTTCCTTCGGGATGGCGGTCACCGCTCTGTCCTATCAACTCTATGATACAAAGAAAGAAATCTTCGACCAGTCCATAATCTGCAGCCAGGCCCCCTCCATATCCACCAGCAGCATTGACACCTCTCCTCTTTTAGAGGCTATATGGAAAAATGACCGGGCCGCCGTTAATTCCTATTGCCAGGCGTTCTATCACTCCCTGCTCTATGTTTCCATGCCTCCGCCCAGCTTCATCAGGGGCATGAGCATATTCCTGGTGACTGACCTGCAAAACTCCTTGAGGAAGCAGGTCGAACAGGGCCTAAGCCTCACCCTTACGCCTCCCTATGCCAAAATCAATGAGCTGTCCACCTTCACACAGATCGAGGGCTGGTCTGTTTCCCTGTTTCTGGAATACGGACAGGCCCTGGAAAAATACAAGGCTTCCGGCAGGGACCGGGTCATTTTCCAGGCCAAGGAATTCATACGCCGGAATATGAACCGGAGAATCCAGGCTGAGGATGTGGCCGCTGTCGTGAATTTAAGCCCTCCCTACTTTGCAATCTATTTTAAATCCAAAACAGGCGTCAACTTTAGGGACTATGTTTTAAACGTCAAGATGGATCACGCCAAATACCTTTTAAACACAGAAGATGCCAACATCGGCGAGGTTTCCTACTCGGTGGGCTATGATGATTACCGTTCCTTTTACCGCGCCTTCAAAAAATATACCGGTTTGACCCCGTCAGAATATCAGACCGGCCAGCAAAAGGGGGAAAACAATGAAAAAAGCCGCTGA